The Cydia pomonella isolate Wapato2018A chromosome 20, ilCydPomo1, whole genome shotgun sequence genome contains a region encoding:
- the LOC133528846 gene encoding uncharacterized protein LOC133528846 isoform X1, which produces MWTTPGQIMMSVSSHYHLILGCIKTENGPVFQNTMLGYIVGGSIPEKGTTCNIVTNLVNISDGEKLENVMEQFWLSEKLPEVEKSTNDEFVQAEKIFQDSVSVKDNRFYVDMPLAFPMEELELGDSFSVAYNRFIMLEKRFKNDPLLFEQYKKFVDLYLELGHAKIVDIEGYDLNGPVFFLGHHCVFNPSSRTSHHRVVFDGSMRSRNGTSLNQVMLNGPVVQSELFDILILFRTYPLIFTCDIQKMFRNVFINEHQRGLQNILWRDSPKNPINCLQLQTVTYGLKSSTFLATRALKELANMHKDQFPLAAQAIYKNTFVDDVLTGADDVETLQELKRQIVELLKLGSFSLHKWCSNHAPVLSDIPVEHRQIDSVEIGKNDTVKTLGLTLEINSDKLSFSCPAIDEATILNTKRKILSFIGKMFDPLGIIGPVIVVAKLFMQELHSSMRKDWDSTIPNEQFLYWSKFFK; this is translated from the exons ATGTGGACAACCCCAGGACAAATAATGATGTCAGTCAGCAGCCACTATCATCTGATACTg GGTTgcataaaaactgaaaatggaCCGGTATTCCAGAATACCATGTTAGGATATATTGTCGGAGGAAGTATTCCTGAAAAAGGTACCACATGTAATATTGTAACAAATTTAgtcaatatatctgatggtgaaaAATTGGAAAATGTAATGGAGCAATTCTGGCTTTCTGAAAAACTTCCTGAAGTGGAAAAATCTACAAATGATGAATTTGTACAAGCTGAAAAAATATTCCAGGACTCTGTTTCAGTAAAAGACAATAGATTTTATGTTGATATGCCATTAGCTTTCCCCATGGAAGAGTTAGAGTTAGGTGACTCATTTTCTGTTGCCTATAACAGATTCATAATGTTAGAAAAAAGGTTCAAAAATGATCCTTTGCTATttgaacaatataaaaaatttgTTGACCTGTACCTGGAACTAGGACATGCAAAGATAGTTGATATAGAGGGTTATGATTTAAATGGTCCTGTGTTTTTTCTAGGACACCACTGCGTGTTCAATCCGTCAAGTCGAACCTCACATCATCGTGTGGTCTTTGATGGATCGATGAGATCTAGAAATGGGACATCGCTGAATCAAGTCATGCTGAACGGACCTGTTGTACAGAGTGAGCTCTTTGACATTCTTATTTTATTCAGGACTTATCCACTTATTTTCACTTGTGATATTCAAAAGATGTTTcgcaatgtttttataaatgaacATCAACGCGGACTTCAAAACATTTTATGGCGCGATTCGCCCAAAAACCCTATCAACTGCTTGCAGCTTCAAACTGTTACATACGGTTTAAAATCAAGCACATTTTTAGCTACAAGAGCTTTAAAGGAGCTAGCAAATATGCATAAGGATCAGTTTCCTTTGGCCGCTCAggctatttataaaaatacatttgttgATGATGTGCTGACTGGTGCTGATGATGTGGAGACACTTCAGGAGCTGAAAAGGCAAATTGTAGAGCTTCTAAAATTAGGTAGTTTCTCATTACATAAATGGTGTTCGAACCATGCTCCAGTTTTAAGCGATATACCAGTTGAGCACAGACAAATTGATAGTGTAGAGATAGGTAAAAATGACACAGTGAAGACTTTAGGTCTTACACTCGAAATAAATTCAGATAAATTGAGTTTCTCTTGCCCTGCAATTGATGAGGCAACAATACTgaacacaaaaagaaaaattctcAGCTTTATAGGGAAAATGTTTGACCCACTTGGTATAATTGGCCCAGTAATTGTGGTGGCCAAACTATTCATGCAAGAACTCCATAGCTCTATGCGTAAAGATTGGGACTCTACAATCCCAAATGAACAATTCCTATACTGGtcaaagttttttaaataa
- the LOC133528846 gene encoding uncharacterized protein LOC133528846 isoform X2 → MWTTPGQIMMSVSSHYHLILGCIKTENGPVFQNTMLGYIVGGSIPEKGHHCVFNPSSRTSHHRVVFDGSMRSRNGTSLNQVMLNGPVVQSELFDILILFRTYPLIFTCDIQKMFRNVFINEHQRGLQNILWRDSPKNPINCLQLQTVTYGLKSSTFLATRALKELANMHKDQFPLAAQAIYKNTFVDDVLTGADDVETLQELKRQIVELLKLGSFSLHKWCSNHAPVLSDIPVEHRQIDSVEIGKNDTVKTLGLTLEINSDKLSFSCPAIDEATILNTKRKILSFIGKMFDPLGIIGPVIVVAKLFMQELHSSMRKDWDSTIPNEQFLYWSKFFK, encoded by the exons ATGTGGACAACCCCAGGACAAATAATGATGTCAGTCAGCAGCCACTATCATCTGATACTg GGTTgcataaaaactgaaaatggaCCGGTATTCCAGAATACCATGTTAGGATATATTGTCGGAGGAAGTATTCCTGAAAAAG GACACCACTGCGTGTTCAATCCGTCAAGTCGAACCTCACATCATCGTGTGGTCTTTGATGGATCGATGAGATCTAGAAATGGGACATCGCTGAATCAAGTCATGCTGAACGGACCTGTTGTACAGAGTGAGCTCTTTGACATTCTTATTTTATTCAGGACTTATCCACTTATTTTCACTTGTGATATTCAAAAGATGTTTcgcaatgtttttataaatgaacATCAACGCGGACTTCAAAACATTTTATGGCGCGATTCGCCCAAAAACCCTATCAACTGCTTGCAGCTTCAAACTGTTACATACGGTTTAAAATCAAGCACATTTTTAGCTACAAGAGCTTTAAAGGAGCTAGCAAATATGCATAAGGATCAGTTTCCTTTGGCCGCTCAggctatttataaaaatacatttgttgATGATGTGCTGACTGGTGCTGATGATGTGGAGACACTTCAGGAGCTGAAAAGGCAAATTGTAGAGCTTCTAAAATTAGGTAGTTTCTCATTACATAAATGGTGTTCGAACCATGCTCCAGTTTTAAGCGATATACCAGTTGAGCACAGACAAATTGATAGTGTAGAGATAGGTAAAAATGACACAGTGAAGACTTTAGGTCTTACACTCGAAATAAATTCAGATAAATTGAGTTTCTCTTGCCCTGCAATTGATGAGGCAACAATACTgaacacaaaaagaaaaattctcAGCTTTATAGGGAAAATGTTTGACCCACTTGGTATAATTGGCCCAGTAATTGTGGTGGCCAAACTATTCATGCAAGAACTCCATAGCTCTATGCGTAAAGATTGGGACTCTACAATCCCAAATGAACAATTCCTATACTGGtcaaagttttttaaataa